From Bosea sp. NBC_00550, the proteins below share one genomic window:
- a CDS encoding ABC transporter permease — MSGRASRLLFGLIACATYLFMVAPLLVIAAASLDGSASAYIRFPPESLSLRWYLAIPQKYWLSLALSFAMALSAAALSTLLGTLAALGIARGSARGNAWLTTYFNLPLQIPFVVTGVVFLQFYNILAEAMGLDLVGRFWGLVIAHLFFCVPYAVGAIGSVITADLDRNENAARIAGATEWRVLRRITVPALKPGLFSGFFFAFIVSFGDVPVSVFLVSGGTAPLPVEIFQTLQFDYDPTVLAISTIVLLLSAGFVVAMRKLTGLDIVMPGSSSRR; from the coding sequence ATGAGCGGACGGGCCAGCCGCCTCCTCTTCGGCCTTATCGCCTGCGCGACCTATCTGTTCATGGTAGCGCCGCTCCTCGTCATCGCGGCCGCTTCGCTCGACGGCAGCGCCTCGGCCTATATCCGCTTCCCGCCCGAGAGCCTGTCGCTGCGCTGGTATCTGGCGATCCCACAGAAATATTGGCTCTCGCTGGCGCTGAGCTTCGCGATGGCGCTCTCGGCGGCTGCGCTCTCGACCCTGCTCGGCACACTGGCGGCGCTCGGCATCGCCCGCGGCTCGGCCCGCGGCAATGCCTGGCTGACGACCTATTTCAACCTGCCGCTGCAGATCCCCTTCGTTGTCACGGGCGTGGTCTTCCTGCAGTTCTACAATATCTTGGCGGAGGCGATGGGATTAGATCTCGTCGGCCGCTTCTGGGGCCTCGTGATCGCCCATCTCTTCTTCTGCGTCCCCTACGCGGTCGGCGCGATCGGCTCCGTCATCACGGCCGATCTCGACCGTAACGAGAATGCTGCGCGCATCGCGGGCGCCACCGAGTGGCGGGTGCTCCGGCGCATCACCGTCCCGGCACTGAAGCCCGGATTGTTCTCCGGCTTCTTCTTCGCCTTCATCGTCTCCTTCGGCGACGTGCCGGTCAGTGTATTCCTGGTCAGCGGCGGCACGGCGCCCCTGCCGGTCGAGATCTTCCAGACCCTGCAGTTCGACTACGATCCGACGGTGCTGGCGATCTCCACGATCGTGCTTCTGCTGTCGGCCGGCTTTGTCGTCGCGATGCGCAAACTGACTGGGCTCGACATCGTCATGCCCGGCTCAAGCTCGCGGCGTTAG